From the Nodularia sphaerocarpa UHCC 0038 genome, the window ACAAGCAAAATATGGTGCGGTTCAAGAACAGATTATCACTCAACGGGGCGATCGCTATGTAATCCCGGTGAAAGCACCCCAAAAAGATGTTATTCCCGGCATTGTTCATGATACTTCTACCAGTGGCGCGACTCTTTACGTAGAGCCTAATTCTATTGTGCCTTTGGGAAACCAACTGCGGCAGACTATTAGAAGAGAGCAAACAGAAGAAGAAGCGATTCGCCGCGCATTAACACAAAAAGTAGCAGAAGTCAAGCCAGATTTAGAACGGTTGTTAGCAATTGTGACGACTTTGGATTTAGCCACCGCCAGAGCTAGATATAGTTTCTGGATAGGAGCGAATCCCCCCAGATTTATCAACCGTGAAGACAATGAAATTATTACCCTGAGACAATTACGGCATCCTTTGTTAGTGTGGCAACAGCAGCACGAACAAGGTCAAGCTGTGGTTCCCGTGGATTTGCTTATTAGTCCCCATCTTCGGGTAGTCACGATAACCGGACCGAATACCGGGGGTAAAACAGTCACTTTAAAAACGCTAGCTTTAGCAGCATTAATGGCGAAGGTAGGTTTATTTGTTCCCGCCCGCGAACCAGTGGAAATACCTTGGTTTGATCAGGTATTAGCTGATATTGGGGATGAACAATCGTTACAGCAAAGTTTATCTACTTTTTCTGGACACATTCGCCGGATTAGTCGGATTTTGAATGCGTTGGATCAGGGGGAACAGTCAGAAAATGCTTCCCTATCTCCCCACTCCTCACTAGTATTACTTGATGAAGTCGGAGCGGGAACTGATCCAGTGGAAGGTAGTGCTTTGGCGATCGCCTTGCTGCAATATCTCGCTAATCATGCTCAATTAACCATTGCGACAACTCACTTTGGTGAATTGAAAGCGCTGAAATATGAAGATGAGCGATTTGAAAATGCTTCTGTAGAATTTGATGAAAGTACCCTTTCGCCTACCTATCGTTTATTGTGGGGTATTCCTGGACGTTCCAACGCCTTGACAATTGCCCGGCGTTTAGGTTTAAAAGCCGAAGTGGTGACACAGGCAAAAACTCAGGTAGGAGGAGCTACAGACGAAGTTAATCAGGTAATTGCTGGGTTAGAAGCGCAACGTCGCCGCCAAGAAACCAAAGCTGCGGAAGCTCAAAGTTTGTTGCAGCAAGCGGAACGTTTATATAAGGAAGTCTCGGCAAAATCTAATGCTTTGCAGGAACGGGAAAAAGCTTTGCGGGCTGATCAGGAAGTTGCTGTACAGCAAGCGATCGCTCAAGCTAAAGGCGAAATTGCCCAAGTGATTCGCCGCTTGCAAAAAGGCACACCAAAAGCCCAAGATGCCCAACAAGCAACGGATGCGTTAAATCAAATTTCTCAGAAATATCAGCCAAAAGTAGCGCCAAAACCCAAAGTAGGGTTTATGCCGAAAGTAGGCGATCGCGTCCGCATTTCCCAGTTTGGGCAAACAGCAGAAGTTCTCACCGCCCCCGATGCTGATGGTGAGTTCAACGTCCGGTTTGGGATGATGAAAATGACCGTGAAGCTAGAAGACATCGAATCTTTAGATGGTCAAAAAGCTGAACCAGTTGTCAAACAAAAGCCAGCCCCAGCCCCAGTGACTCCACCAGAACAAAGCGCCCCAGCTATTCGCACCTCTCGAAATACAGTGGATTTGCGTGGTAAACGGGTAGCTGATTCCGAAATGATTTTAGATAAAGCAATTTCTGAAGCTACAGGCCCCTTATGGATTATTCACGGACATGGAACCGGGAAGTTGCGCCAAGGAGTTCACGCCCTTTTGCACCAACATCCCAGAGTTAGTCACCATGAACCAGCAGAACAAGCAGATGGTGGTAGTGGTGTCACCATTGCCCACGTCAAATAAAGTGGCAATAATGGCAATAAATATCAGGGGCGCAGGCTACTAAATTTTTAATATCTAAGTAGGGAAGCATGAATAAACCAAACTATGTTACGACTCGTAAACAGGACTCAAACCCTTACTAATGACCAATGACAAATGACGACTTTAGCTAGTTAACTTTATTTACGCCGACCTACTTAGTAATGTTTATTGATACATTTCTACTGAAATAATGGTTTTGTTTAGGAAGAACTTTATCGATTTTGTCAAGTAAATGGGTGGAAAATTTATTTTCATCTAGTAGAGTAAGACAAAGACTATTGCTGTTGACCAAAATGAGCAAAGCTTGCGGCAGCTTCTAGCTAATAGCGATGGGAAACCAAGCTGAATATTTAAGAGTCTGGTTTCAAAATGGGTAACAGCAACAGCCCCTACAGCCTGATCACCTATGCTAAAAGTTATGCACTCGGCCGCCGATTCAGCCACACCCAATCCCC encodes:
- a CDS encoding endonuclease MutS2 — encoded protein: MIQSETLDLLEWHRLCQHLSTFAATKLGAIASLHLNIPASLAASKQLLAQTKEVYQLETRMTTGLSFEGIQDIGDSLERAELSGILAGDELLAIATTLAGTRNLRRVIDNQEDLPTLADLVADLRTYPELEQEIHRCIDERGQVTDRASLKLGEIRTDLRKIRSQITTKLQNILQAKYGAVQEQIITQRGDRYVIPVKAPQKDVIPGIVHDTSTSGATLYVEPNSIVPLGNQLRQTIRREQTEEEAIRRALTQKVAEVKPDLERLLAIVTTLDLATARARYSFWIGANPPRFINREDNEIITLRQLRHPLLVWQQQHEQGQAVVPVDLLISPHLRVVTITGPNTGGKTVTLKTLALAALMAKVGLFVPAREPVEIPWFDQVLADIGDEQSLQQSLSTFSGHIRRISRILNALDQGEQSENASLSPHSSLVLLDEVGAGTDPVEGSALAIALLQYLANHAQLTIATTHFGELKALKYEDERFENASVEFDESTLSPTYRLLWGIPGRSNALTIARRLGLKAEVVTQAKTQVGGATDEVNQVIAGLEAQRRRQETKAAEAQSLLQQAERLYKEVSAKSNALQEREKALRADQEVAVQQAIAQAKGEIAQVIRRLQKGTPKAQDAQQATDALNQISQKYQPKVAPKPKVGFMPKVGDRVRISQFGQTAEVLTAPDADGEFNVRFGMMKMTVKLEDIESLDGQKAEPVVKQKPAPAPVTPPEQSAPAIRTSRNTVDLRGKRVADSEMILDKAISEATGPLWIIHGHGTGKLRQGVHALLHQHPRVSHHEPAEQADGGSGVTIAHVK